The segment GACGGCGCCACGACCTACGGCGGCCGCTGGGTCGTGAACCCCTCCGGCGGCCTGATCTCGAAGGGCCACCCGCTGGGCGCGACGGGACTGGCGCAGTGCGCCGAGATCTCCTGGCACCTGCGGGGGCTGGCCGGACCACGGCAGGTCGAAGGCGCGCGGGTCGGGCTGGCGCACAACATCGGGCTCGGCGGGGCCGCGGTGGTGACGTTGCTGCGGAAAGCCTGAGGCGGTTGATGGCGGCCTAAGACCCTAAGGCCGCCATCAGTTTCTGATCCGTCTCGCCCAGCACCATCGCCACCGCCCCGAGCGCGCAGGCCTGCGGCCCCAGCGCGCCGACCTGGATCGTCATCGCGTCCCCGGCCAGGGGCAGCGAGGCGGCTGCCGCGGCCTCGCGCAGGGGGCCCATCAGCAGCTCGCCGGCGGCGGACAGGGCGCCGCCGATGATCACGCTCTGCGGGTTCAGGATGTTGCCGAGCATGCCCACCGCGCGGCCGGCCATCGTGCCGGCGTCCGACAGGGCCCTGATGCAGCCGCGGTCGCCCTGCCAGGCCATGGTGATGACGTTGCGCAGGGTGAGGCGGTCGCCGTAGGCGGGTTCCAGGGCGCGCATCACCACCGGCAGGCCGACGAAGGTCTCCAGGCAGCCGCGGTTGCCGCAGCGGCACAGGGGTCCGGTGGCGTCCACCACCAGGTGGCCGATCTCGCCGGCGCCGCCGTTCACGCCGCGGGCCAGTCGGCCGTTGGAGACGAACGCTCCGCCGACGCCGCCGTGCAGCTTCATGTAGACGAACTCGTCGCACCCCCGGGCCGCGCCCCAGCGGCGTTCGGCCAGGGCGCCCAGGCGGGTGTCGCCGTCGGCCAGGACCGGGAGGTTCAGGCGGGCGCCCAGTTCGGCGGCGATGGGGATGCCGGCCCAGCGGGAGGGCATGCCGGAGCTGGGGACGCCGCGGTCGGTGTCGAAGGGCCCCGGCACGCTCACCCCCACGCCCAGGATCCGGCTGGGGTCGGTGCCGGCCTCGTCGATGGCGGTGCGGACCAGGTCCGCCGCGGTGTCGAAGCCCTGGGCCGGGTCGTAGCCGACCGGGAGGCGGACCGACTTGGCGATGCGGACGGCGTGCGCGACGTTGGCGATGATCACGTGGACGTGGCGGTAGCCGAAGTCGACGCCGATCGCCTCGCCGCTGGCCGGGTTGAGCATCACCGCGGCCCCGGGGCGGCCGGCGCCGCCGCCGGCCGGGGCGAGTTTCGCGTCCAGCTCCACCACCAGGTCGTCGGCGACCAGGGCGGCGATGATGCCGGAGACCGTGGAGCGGGACAGTCCGACCGAGCGGGCTATGTCGGCGCGGCTCATGGTCCCGCGCTCGCGCAGCAGCCGTACGACGGCCAGTCGGCTGCGCTCGGCACGGGACTCCGTGGGTGGCGTCCTCATGACAGCGAGGATGCTGCGATGGGGCGCCATTAGTCAAGGATCAAACAAATACAGGGGTTGAAGCCCCGGTTAGTTCGGTCGAATTTGTTCGACCATCACAGAATCGCAACACGCTTGACGCCTTCATTTCGTCACCTTTACGTTTCCGGCATCGCCGCCCCACTTCGCAAGACGACAGTTCCCTCACTCGAGTTGACGAAAGAAGGCTGATCATGGGCGCTCGCTCCCACCGGTCCGTCACGGTTGTCATGGCCGTCGGACTGGCCTCCGGCCTGGCACTGGCCGGCTGCTCCTCCAGCTCCTCCAAGCCCTCGGCGGCCGGTTCGACCTCGTCGGCCTCCTCCTCGGCGGGCTCCTCGTCGTCCTCCTCGGCGGCCGGCGGCGCCGCGTCCGGCCCCGCGCTGCCGGACCTTTCCGGCAAGTCGATCCAGGTGCTCGCCGAGTGGTCCGGGCAGGAGCAGCAGGACTTCCAGAAGGTGATCGACGCCTTCACGGCCAAGACCCACGCCAAGGTCAGCTACCAGGGCGCCGGCGACCAGACGCCGACCGTCCTGCGCAGCAAGCTGGCCGGCGGCGGCGCCCCCGACGTGGCGCTGCTGGCCCAGCCCGGCGCGATCGCGGAGTTCGCCAAGGCCGGGCAGATCAAGCCGCTGGCCGCGAACGTGCTCTCGGAGATCGACGCGAACTACGACCCGAGCTGGAAGACGCTCGGCACGGTCAACGGCCAGGTCTACTCGATCATGTTCAAGGCCGCGAACAAGTCGACGTTCTGGTACAACACCGCGCAGTTCTCGCAGGCCGGCATCGCCCCGCCGAAGACCTGGGCCGACTTCCTGAAGGACTGCCAGACGCTCTCCGACGCCGGCATCACCCCGGTCTCGGTCGGCGGCGCGGACGGCTGGACGCTCACCGACTGGTTCGAGAACGTCTACCTGTCCGAGGCGGGCCCGGACAACTACGACAAGCTCGCGCACCACCAGATCCCCTGGACCGACCCCTCGGTCATCCAGGCGCTGACCACGCTGAAGCAGCTGTTCGGCAACGACCAGTTCATGGCCGGCGGCAAGTCCGGGGCGCTCCAGACCTCGTTCAACGACTCGGTCACCCAGACCTTCAAGAGCCCGCCGAAGGCCGCCATGGTTTACGAGGGCGACTTCTCCGGCTCGGTCATCACCTCGACGACCCAGGCCAAGCTCGGCACCGACGCAAAGTTCTTCGCCTTCCCGGCGGCCGGCTCGCTGACCGACTTCGTCGTCGGCGGCGGCGACGCCGCGCTGGCCACCAACGACAACCCGGCGACGATGGCGTTCATCCAGTTCCTGGCCTCGCCGGAGGCGGCCGAGGCGTGGGCGTCGGCCGGCGGCTTCGTCTCGCCGAACAAGAGCGTGCCGATGTCGTCCTACCCCGACGACACCACCCGCGCCGAGGCGCAGATGCTGGTCAGCGCCGGCAGCGGCTTCCGGTTCGACATGTCCGACCAGGCCCCGGTCGGCTTCGGCGGCACCAAGGGCGCCGGGGAGTGGAAGGACCTGCAGGACTTCCTGAGCAACGGCGACGTCAACGGCACCGCCGCGCAGCTGGAGAAGGACGCGGCGAAGGAGACCTGGCAGTAGCCATGGACGAGCCCCTGTCCGCGGTGCCCGCCGCCGGGTCCATCCCGGCGGCGGGACCGCCGTCCCCCAGCGCCCCCGGCCCCGGGCCCGGGTCGCACCCGCATCCGCATCCGCTGGCCGAACACGGTCGCAGTCCCCTGCGAATACCTGTCCGGGTCCGGGCCGGCTTCCTGATCCCGGCCGCGGTCATCCTGGCGGCCATCATCATCTGGCCGGCGATCGACTCGGTCTGGCTCAGCCTGCACAACGCCGACGGCTCCAAGTGGGTGGGGCTGCACAACTACCACACCCTGTTCACGGACTCGGCGACGCTGACCGCGTTGAAGAACAACGTCATCTGGGTCGTCTGCGCGCCGACCGTGGCCTGCGCGCTGGGCCTGATGTTCGCGCTGATGGCCGAGAAGATCCGCTGGTCCACCGCGTTCAAGGCCGTCATCTTCATGCCGATGGCCATCTCGTTCCTGGCCGCCGGCGTCATCTTCGAGCTGGTCTACCAGCAGGACCCGCACCAGGGCGTGGCCAACGCGGTGGCCGTCGGGGTGCACGACACCTTCGCGCCTTCGTCGAAGTACCCCGGCGCGCGGCCCCGTCCGGTCACCGCCAAGCCCGGCACGGCCGGATCGTTCACCTCGGTGCAGACCTTCCAGGCCGGCTCGGTCGCGCAGCTGCCGCTGGTCGGCATCCAGGCGGCGAACCTGCCCGGCAAGGCGGCGCAGGCCGCGGCCCCGAGCGCGGCCCCGGCCGCGGACCAGATCGAGGGCACGGTCTGGCTGGACATCATCTACGGCGGCGGGGGCACGCCGAACCACCTGGACGCCGGCAAGAAGGGCATGCCGGGGATCTCGGTCAAGGCGATCGACGCCGCGACCGGCAAGAGCGCCGGATCGGCCTCGGCGCACAACGACGGCACGTTCACTATCAAGGGGCTGAAACCCGGTGATAGCTACAGACTAGAACTGCCAGGCGGCAACTTCGCTCAGCCGTACCGGGGCATCCAATGGCTCGGACCGTCTCTGGTGACACCGGCGATCATCGCCTCCTATCTGTGGATCTGGGCCGGCTTCGCGATGGTGCTGATAGCCGCCGGGCTCGCCTCGATCCCGCGTGAGCTGCAAGAGGCCGCGCGCGTGGACGGGGCCAATGACAGACAGGTGTTCTGGCGCATCACCGTGCCGCTGCTGGCGCCGGTGCTGCTGGTCGTGATGGTCACCCAGATCATCAATGTCCTGAAGGTCTTCGACCTGGTGTACGTCATCGCCCCCGGCTCCACGCTGCCGAATGCGAACGTGCTGGCCGTGCAAATGTGGAACGTCTCGTTCGGCGGCGGCGCGGACCAGGGCCTGGGCAGCGCGATCGGGGTGTTCCTGTACGTGCTGGTGCTGCCGGCCATGTACTTCAACATCCGCCGCCTGCGCAACGAACGGAAGGAGGGCGGGCGATGAGTGTCACGCGTCCTGTCGCAGTGCCCGGCCACGTCCCGGTCGGCACTCGCGTCGCCAAACGGCTCAGCGGCGGCGCGATCTACCTGATCGTGCTGGCGGTCGGCGTCGTCTGGCTGATCCCGACGCTGGGGCTGTTCATCAGCTCGCTGCGCAAGGCCTCCGACATCAGCGACAGCGGCTGGTGGACGGTCTTCTCGCACCCGGCGCAGCTCACCTTCAAGGACTACACCACCCTGTTCGCCAACCACGGCATCATCCAGTCGCTGTGGAACACGGTCCTGATCACCGTGCCGGCCACCGCCCTGGTGGTGTTCCTCGGCGCGCTCGCGGCCTACGCCTTCGCCTGGATCGACTTCCGAGGCCGGGACTGGCTGTTCGTGGTCGTGGTCGGCCTGATGGTGGTGCCGATCCAGGTGGCGCTGCTGCCGGTGGCCTCGCTGTACCGCAACCTGCACATCTTCGGCACGATCCTGGGCGTGGTCCTGTTCCACGTCGGCTTCGGCCTGCCGTTCGCCATCTACCTCCTGCGCAACTTCTTCGCGGCGATCCCGCGCGAGCTGCTGGAGGCCACCCGGATGGAGGGCGGCAGCGAATGGACGATCTTCCGCAAGGTGATCGTCCCGCTGGGCCTGCCGGCCATCGCCTCGCTGGCCATCTTCCAGTTCCTGTGGGTCTGGAACGACCTGCTGGTGGCGCTGGTCTTCTCCAACGCGAAGACGCAGCCGCTGACCGTGGCGCTGCAGTCCAACATGCGCCAGTTCGGCAGCAACATCGACATCCTGGCGCCCGGCGCCTTCCTGTCGCTGTCCGTGCCCCTCGTGGTCTTCTTCGCTTTCCAGAGATACTTCGTCCAAGGACTCATGGCCGGCTCGGTCAAGGGCTAGCAGCGAACCAGGCTGACCAGGCCGGAACCACAGCGACGAACGAAGGCAGGAGAGCGCACGACCGTGGCGGACGTCCGTTTCCTCGGCGCCACGAGGGTGTTCCACGGGGCGTGGCGGCCCGCCGTCGACGGCGTCAGCATCGACGTCCGAGACGGCGAGCTCCTCGTCCTGACCGGCCCCTCCGGCAGCGGCAAGAGCACCCTGCTGCGCATGCTGGCGGGGCTGGAGCCGATGGACCGGGGCACGGTGCTGATCGGCGGCAAGGACGTCGGCCGCACCGCCCCGGACAAGCGCGGCGTCTCGATGATCTTCCAGGGCTTCGCCCTGTTCCCGAACCAGACCATCCGGGAGAACATCGCGCTGCCGCTGACCATGCGCAAGAGCTCGGTGAAGTCCGCGGCGGCCCGGGTCCAGCAGGTCGCCGAGCTCTGCGGCGTCGCGGACCACCTGAACAGCAAGCCCGACGCGGTGGGCTACGACGTGCGCCAGCGCACCACGATGGCGCGGGCGATCGTCCGCCGGCCGGACGTGGTCTGCCTGGACGAGCCGCTCGCGGGCTCCGGCGTCCCGCTGATGATGCGCGGGCGCTCGCCGATCGCGGCCCTGCAGCGCGAGCTGGGCATCACCACGCTGTACGCGACGTGCAGCTCGGTCGACGCCTGGTCGATCGCGGACCGGATCGCCGTCCTGGACACCGGCCGGGTCCAGCAGGTCGGCACCCCGGCGGAGGTCTTCAGCAAGCCGGCCACCATCGCGGTGGCGCAGTTCCTCGGCGAGCCGGGCATGAACCTGGCGACCGCGATCGCCGCCGACGGCGTGGCACGCCTCGGCGGACTGGCCGTCGCGCTCACCTCAACGCAAACCTCAGCTTTGACCGGCAACCGGGTGGTGATCGGCGTCCGCCCGGAGGACCTGTCGATCGGCGCCGAGGCCGAGGGCATCCGCGCGACCGCCGTGCTGGTGCGCGACACCGGCCGCGACTACCTGGTGACGGCGCGGACCATGGTCGACGGCGAGGAGAGCGACCTGGTGGTGCGGCACACGAACGGTCCGGTGCCGGCGAAGGGGGAGAGCGTGGTGCTTGGCGTGCGGGCCGGGGCGGCGCTGCATTTGTTCGACGCCGGGAGCGGGGCGCGGCTGCCGGATTGAGGCGCTGGTGCCGCGTATGAGGCCCCTGCCTTGATCACCGTTCGGTAACACCCGCAACGACCCGCGGGCCCTTCCCCGTCCTAACCCGCATGACCGCACCCCGCCTCCTGCTCCGCCGGGCCGTGCACCAGCGCGCCATGCTCGCTGCCGCTGTGGCGGTGCTCCTGCCGGCGCTGGTGCTGCTCACCCTCATCGGGATGCACGCTTCGGCGGTGCGCGCCGCGTCGGTGCGCACCGCGCTCAAGGCGATGGCGCCGGATACGCGGACGGTCCGCGTGGTCTACGGATCCGGGACACAGTGGGAGGCGACGCCCGATCAGCGCGCCGCCTTCTTCGCGCAGCTGCATCAGCACGTCGTGGCCGCGTTCGCCGGCGTCGGTTCGGAAGTGGACACCACGGTGGTGTCAGGGCCCTACGTTCTCCTCAACTCCAGCATCTCCAGCACCGACGCCGTCGCGTTCTGGTCCAGCGGAGTTCTGAAGGACAAGGCGCGGCTGCTTCAGGGGACGTGGCCGACCGCCGCACCCACGACCGCGAATACGGCCGCCACAACTGCCTTCTCGGCCGTCGTCTCCGAGTCGGCCCTCACTCTCCATCACTGGCACGTCGGCGACACCGTGGCCACCCGGTCCGGCTGGGACTCCTCCAGCGCCCTCACCTTCCGCATCACCGGCGTCTACCAGCCTGTGGATCCCGCCGACCGCTTCTGGCTGCACGACGGCGACGAGGCGCCGGTCCTGGTCGACGCGTCCGTCACCGCGCGGCCCGACATCCTGCTGACGCAGGCCGCCGTCTCGGCGACGCCCGATCCCGCGGGCTTCCCGGCCGGCCGGCTGCCGCTGTTCGCCGCCCAGCTCGCCGCCTTCGACGCGTGGGTGCCGAGCACCTCCTCGCCGGACGGCGACTTCACCGCCGCCCTGAACGACCAGCTGGCGCCGCGCATGGCCGCGCTGGTCGGGGTGACGGCGGTCAGCGTGCGCCTGGAGTGGCTGGTGGCCGCCGAGCTGGGGGTGCTGTCCGCGGCCGCGCTGGCGCAGATCGCGCGGGCCCTGGCCGACCGCCGCCACGCCATGGACGGCCTGCTGCGCGCCCGGGGTTCCTCCGTCCGCGAGCTGGGCCGCGTGCAGATCGGCGAAGGGCTCGCACTCGCGCTGCCCTGCGCCGCGCTGGCGCCGTGGGCGGCGCGGTGGCTGGAGCAGCGCATCGGCGCGGCGTGGGCGCACGGGGACTCCGGTGTCGCAGGGGTCGTGGACGGTGCCGACCACATCGAGACCGCGCAATGGGTGGTCGCGCTGATCGGCGCGGTCTTGGCCGCGGTCCTGCTCGGCGCGGTCGGCACCCGCTCCGCGCTCGGATACAGCACCGTCGCCCGGGTCCGCCGCCGGTCCACGCTGCGCACCGCCTTGCAGCGCGCGACCATCGATCTGGCGGTCCTGGCCTTCGGCCTGGCCGCCCTCTGGGAGCTGTTCCAGGCCGGCGACGACACGGCGCGCACCGGCGCGCTGCCCTGGCCGCAGGTGGTGGCGCCCGCGGTGCTGCTGTTCGCCGGGGCGCTGATCGTCCTGCGGCTCCTGCCGTTCGCGGCGGCGCCGGCCGGCCGGTTCGCCGCGCACGGCAAGGGCACGCTCGCGGCGTTGGTCGGCTGGCGTCTGGGCCGGGCCGCCCGCACCCAGGCCCTGCCGATGGCTCTCCTGGTGCTCGCTGTCGCCATCGGCGTGCAGGCCGGCGTCCTGCTCTCCTCGGCCGCCCGCTCGGACGCCGACCAGGCCGGCTTCGCGGTCGGAGCGCAGGTGCGCGTCGCGGGCCTGGTGTCCACCGGGCCCGAGACCGTCCACGCGCTCGCGGCCACGCCCGGCACCGGCGCCGGCTTCGTCGCCCTGCGCGCGCCCTACCGCATGGTCCGTGCCGACCAGGCCGCGACGTCCCAGGGGCTCGACGAGACCACGCCGACGGCCGCCGTGATCGGCCTGGATCCGGCCCGCTCCAACGGAGTCCTCGACCTCCGTCAAGATCTGGCCGGCGGGAGGAGCTGGCCGAATGTCAGTGCCCTGCTGGTCAATGACGGCTGGGACGCGCACGGCGCTGTCGGGATCCCGCTGCCCGGCGCGCCGAGCCGCCTGAGCGCCGACCTCGCCTACAGCCCGAAAGCGAACAGCACCTGTGATCCGGGCCCGCTGAAGGTCACCGCACAGTTCACCGACGCCTACGGCTACCCCGGCGAAGCGGTTCTCGGCACCATCGACACTCCCGACAACGCAACGCACACGCTGACCGGAACACTCGTCGACAGCGGCAAGAACATCGCCTACCCGATCAGCATCAGTGCCCTGTCAGAGGCGTCGACGGCTCCGGCCTGTCCCATCGGCACGCTGAAAGTCGCCGGACTCCGCGCCGACGAGAACCCGGTGACCATCCCCGCCGGCATGGCGTTCACCGCACCGGCCGTCGCCTCCGTGGTCTCCGATTCCACCGCCCCGGCGAAGCCCGGTACCGCATCGGCTCCGGTCCAGGTCCTACAGCTCACCAAGGCCGGGAACAGCGGGAGCAACGGGAACAGCGGGAGCAACGGGAACAGCGGGAGCAACGGGAACAGCGGCCCCCTGATCGTCCCGGCGATCGCCACCCAGCACCTGCTGGCCGCCCTGGACAAGCACGTCGGCGACACCTTCGCCACCGGCGCCTTCTCCCAGCCGGTGACCCTGCGCTTCGTGGCCGCGATCGCCGCCGCGCCCGGATCCGGGGCCGACGGCCAGGACGCGCTCATCGTCCCGATCGGCCTGCTGGACCGCGAGGCGGAGCGGGCCTCGGCCGGCCCGGGGGCCGCCGGGCAGCAGCTCGCACCGCTGACCGGCGAATGGTGGGCCGACACCGGCGGCGGGACCGATGCCTCGGACCTCGCCGGCCGCTATCGCAGTACCCTGACCACGGCCCAGCTCTCCCAGCCCGCGACGGTCGACGACCGCGCCACCGAGGAGAAGGCGCTGCGCGACTACCCGTTCGCGGCGGGCTTCAGCCTGACCCTGAAACTCGGCACGCTGGCCGCGCTCGCCTTCGTCCTGCTCGGTCTGGCCCTGCACACTGTCTCCACGCTGCGCGAGCGGGCCCGGGAACTCGCGGTCCTGGCCGCGCTCGGGCTGACCCGCCGCCGCGCGGCCGTCCTGCTGCTGGCCGAACAGGCCGGCGTCGCGCTGCTCGGCGCCCTGGCCGGCCTCGGCCTGGGCGCCCTGGCCCTGCGATCGGAGTTCAAGCTGATGGTGTTCACGCCCTCCGGGGCACCGCCGGTCCCGCCGCCGGTCCGGGTCTACGACTGGCCCGCGCTCGGCCTGGCCGGGGCCGTGGCTGCGGTGTTCGGCGCGGTGGCGATCCTGGTCGCTTTTGCGTTCAGCGGGCGCGCCTCGATGCGTGCGGAGGTGGGCTGATGCACCGGCCGCGGTGGTGGGGCGAGGCCGCGCGGGTGCGCGGAACGCTGGTCCTGCTCGCGCTGTTCGCCGGGGCGACGGCGGCCACCGCCGCCGCGGTCCCGTACCAGATCAGCCGCTCGGACCGGGCGATCGTCGACGACGCCGTCGGCGGGGCGGGCAGCCTGGACCGGGACGTGACCCTGACCGCGCCCAGCGATCAGCAGTACAGCAACGCCTTCATGGAGTCCGTGGCGGCCGCGTCGCGGGCCGCCATGCCGCCGCAGTTGTCGGGGCTGGTGAGCGCCACCGATATCAGTGTCGTGAGCTCCGGCGAGTTCCCGATCATGCATCTGGCGGGGCCGAAGGGCATGCCCGTGCACCTCCAGGGCGCCGCGCTGCCCGGCTACGAGAGCCGCGTCCGCTTCGACCAGGGCGTTGCCCCGTCTGCCCAGAGCTCCATCCACGACGTCAACGGCTACCCGCCGCAGGCCACCATCACGACGTCGGCGGCGATCAGCAAGACCGCCGCCGACGCCCTGGGCCTGCACGTCGGGTCGGTGCTGAAGACGGCCGGCAGGTACGCCGGCGGCCGGGAGGACATCACCTACACCATCACCGGGCTCTACGCCGCCGACGATCCCGGCGACGCCGTGTTCTGGCGGTACGCCCCCGACGCCCAAGGCCTGGGCCTGGGCACCATCTGCGGGTACGACGACCCCGTCGAGGGCTACTACGTCAACGATCCTTCGTGCGCCCAGCCCCAGAGCGTCTGGCGGGTGGACCTGCTGCTGCCCTCGGTCGCCGACGTGGACGCCATGAGCCTGGTGCCCGGGACCGGCCGCAGCAGCACGACCATCGAGTTCGCCGTGGATCCGTCGCGGGTCCACGTCTCGGCCCTGGCCGCGCTGTCCGACGCGGTGCACCGCACGATCGTCGGCGGGCAGGGGCTGGCGTTGCAGGACCCCGGCGGCCATCCATTCCCGGTGGAGGCCAAGACCCGGCTCGACGTCCTCGTCGGGAACGCGCTCTCCGTCGAGCGGCAGGCGCGGCTGCTGGACTACGTCGTGCTCGGCGCGACGCTGGCCGGGGCGCTCGCGGCGTTCTTCCTGATGCTGCGGACCGTCGTCACCCGGCGCGCGTCCGAGATCGTGCTGTGCAAAGCGCGCGGAGCGGCGCCGGGACGGCTTGCGCTGCGGTTCGCGGCGCAGTCGGGGCTCGTCGTCGCGTTCGGTGCGGCGGCGGGGGTCCTGGGCGCCACGGTGGCGGGCGTCGCCGCGGCCGGGACCGTCCGCGCTTGGCCGGGCGCGGTGCTGGTGACGCTGGCCGGGGTGGCCTCGGTCTTCGGCCGGGTCGCGGCCCATCCCGATCAGCCCGGTGCGGCGCACCGCGAGCCGGCCGATGGCGGTGCCGGTGCTGGTCCCGGCGCCGATGCCGCCGCGCGGATCCCCCGGCTGGTCCGCGACATCGCGGTGCCGCTCGGCGCCGCGGCGGCCGTCGGCGTGCTGCGCAGCCGCGGCACGCAGAGTGGATCAGGGTCCTTCGACTGGCTGGCGATCGCGGCTCCGGCGCTGCTGGCGTTCGCCGCGGCGCTGGTGGTGGTGCGCCTGGTCCCCGTGCTGTGGTCGGTGCCGTTCGCGGTCGCCAGGCGGCGGCGCGGGGCGCTGTCGTTCGTCGCCGCCGCGCTGGCCGGGCGGCGGGTCCGGGTGCTGGCCGCGCCGCTGGCCGGTCTGGTCGTGGCCACGGCGGCCGCGACCTTCGCCGCGCGCCTGGATTCCGCGGTGACCCAGGGCGTGCGGGACGACGCGCTGTACGCGGTCGGCGCCGGCGCCCGGGTCGAGGCGATCCCCGATCCCTCGGCGATTGCGCTGAACGGCGGCGCCACGGTGTCCCTGCCCGC is part of the Catenulispora sp. MAP5-51 genome and harbors:
- a CDS encoding ROK family protein; protein product: MRTPPTESRAERSRLAVVRLLRERGTMSRADIARSVGLSRSTVSGIIAALVADDLVVELDAKLAPAGGGAGRPGAAVMLNPASGEAIGVDFGYRHVHVIIANVAHAVRIAKSVRLPVGYDPAQGFDTAADLVRTAIDEAGTDPSRILGVGVSVPGPFDTDRGVPSSGMPSRWAGIPIAAELGARLNLPVLADGDTRLGALAERRWGAARGCDEFVYMKLHGGVGGAFVSNGRLARGVNGGAGEIGHLVVDATGPLCRCGNRGCLETFVGLPVVMRALEPAYGDRLTLRNVITMAWQGDRGCIRALSDAGTMAGRAVGMLGNILNPQSVIIGGALSAAGELLMGPLREAAAAASLPLAGDAMTIQVGALGPQACALGAVAMVLGETDQKLMAALGS
- a CDS encoding ABC transporter substrate-binding protein, with translation MGARSHRSVTVVMAVGLASGLALAGCSSSSSKPSAAGSTSSASSSAGSSSSSSAAGGAASGPALPDLSGKSIQVLAEWSGQEQQDFQKVIDAFTAKTHAKVSYQGAGDQTPTVLRSKLAGGGAPDVALLAQPGAIAEFAKAGQIKPLAANVLSEIDANYDPSWKTLGTVNGQVYSIMFKAANKSTFWYNTAQFSQAGIAPPKTWADFLKDCQTLSDAGITPVSVGGADGWTLTDWFENVYLSEAGPDNYDKLAHHQIPWTDPSVIQALTTLKQLFGNDQFMAGGKSGALQTSFNDSVTQTFKSPPKAAMVYEGDFSGSVITSTTQAKLGTDAKFFAFPAAGSLTDFVVGGGDAALATNDNPATMAFIQFLASPEAAEAWASAGGFVSPNKSVPMSSYPDDTTRAEAQMLVSAGSGFRFDMSDQAPVGFGGTKGAGEWKDLQDFLSNGDVNGTAAQLEKDAAKETWQ
- a CDS encoding ABC transporter permease subunit → MDEPLSAVPAAGSIPAAGPPSPSAPGPGPGSHPHPHPLAEHGRSPLRIPVRVRAGFLIPAAVILAAIIIWPAIDSVWLSLHNADGSKWVGLHNYHTLFTDSATLTALKNNVIWVVCAPTVACALGLMFALMAEKIRWSTAFKAVIFMPMAISFLAAGVIFELVYQQDPHQGVANAVAVGVHDTFAPSSKYPGARPRPVTAKPGTAGSFTSVQTFQAGSVAQLPLVGIQAANLPGKAAQAAAPSAAPAADQIEGTVWLDIIYGGGGTPNHLDAGKKGMPGISVKAIDAATGKSAGSASAHNDGTFTIKGLKPGDSYRLELPGGNFAQPYRGIQWLGPSLVTPAIIASYLWIWAGFAMVLIAAGLASIPRELQEAARVDGANDRQVFWRITVPLLAPVLLVVMVTQIINVLKVFDLVYVIAPGSTLPNANVLAVQMWNVSFGGGADQGLGSAIGVFLYVLVLPAMYFNIRRLRNERKEGGR
- a CDS encoding carbohydrate ABC transporter permease: MSVTRPVAVPGHVPVGTRVAKRLSGGAIYLIVLAVGVVWLIPTLGLFISSLRKASDISDSGWWTVFSHPAQLTFKDYTTLFANHGIIQSLWNTVLITVPATALVVFLGALAAYAFAWIDFRGRDWLFVVVVGLMVVPIQVALLPVASLYRNLHIFGTILGVVLFHVGFGLPFAIYLLRNFFAAIPRELLEATRMEGGSEWTIFRKVIVPLGLPAIASLAIFQFLWVWNDLLVALVFSNAKTQPLTVALQSNMRQFGSNIDILAPGAFLSLSVPLVVFFAFQRYFVQGLMAGSVKG
- a CDS encoding ABC transporter ATP-binding protein produces the protein MADVRFLGATRVFHGAWRPAVDGVSIDVRDGELLVLTGPSGSGKSTLLRMLAGLEPMDRGTVLIGGKDVGRTAPDKRGVSMIFQGFALFPNQTIRENIALPLTMRKSSVKSAAARVQQVAELCGVADHLNSKPDAVGYDVRQRTTMARAIVRRPDVVCLDEPLAGSGVPLMMRGRSPIAALQRELGITTLYATCSSVDAWSIADRIAVLDTGRVQQVGTPAEVFSKPATIAVAQFLGEPGMNLATAIAADGVARLGGLAVALTSTQTSALTGNRVVIGVRPEDLSIGAEAEGIRATAVLVRDTGRDYLVTARTMVDGEESDLVVRHTNGPVPAKGESVVLGVRAGAALHLFDAGSGARLPD
- a CDS encoding FtsX-like permease family protein is translated as MTAPRLLLRRAVHQRAMLAAAVAVLLPALVLLTLIGMHASAVRAASVRTALKAMAPDTRTVRVVYGSGTQWEATPDQRAAFFAQLHQHVVAAFAGVGSEVDTTVVSGPYVLLNSSISSTDAVAFWSSGVLKDKARLLQGTWPTAAPTTANTAATTAFSAVVSESALTLHHWHVGDTVATRSGWDSSSALTFRITGVYQPVDPADRFWLHDGDEAPVLVDASVTARPDILLTQAAVSATPDPAGFPAGRLPLFAAQLAAFDAWVPSTSSPDGDFTAALNDQLAPRMAALVGVTAVSVRLEWLVAAELGVLSAAALAQIARALADRRHAMDGLLRARGSSVRELGRVQIGEGLALALPCAALAPWAARWLEQRIGAAWAHGDSGVAGVVDGADHIETAQWVVALIGAVLAAVLLGAVGTRSALGYSTVARVRRRSTLRTALQRATIDLAVLAFGLAALWELFQAGDDTARTGALPWPQVVAPAVLLFAGALIVLRLLPFAAAPAGRFAAHGKGTLAALVGWRLGRAARTQALPMALLVLAVAIGVQAGVLLSSAARSDADQAGFAVGAQVRVAGLVSTGPETVHALAATPGTGAGFVALRAPYRMVRADQAATSQGLDETTPTAAVIGLDPARSNGVLDLRQDLAGGRSWPNVSALLVNDGWDAHGAVGIPLPGAPSRLSADLAYSPKANSTCDPGPLKVTAQFTDAYGYPGEAVLGTIDTPDNATHTLTGTLVDSGKNIAYPISISALSEASTAPACPIGTLKVAGLRADENPVTIPAGMAFTAPAVASVVSDSTAPAKPGTASAPVQVLQLTKAGNSGSNGNSGSNGNSGSNGNSGPLIVPAIATQHLLAALDKHVGDTFATGAFSQPVTLRFVAAIAAAPGSGADGQDALIVPIGLLDREAERASAGPGAAGQQLAPLTGEWWADTGGGTDASDLAGRYRSTLTTAQLSQPATVDDRATEEKALRDYPFAAGFSLTLKLGTLAALAFVLLGLALHTVSTLRERARELAVLAALGLTRRRAAVLLLAEQAGVALLGALAGLGLGALALRSEFKLMVFTPSGAPPVPPPVRVYDWPALGLAGAVAAVFGAVAILVAFAFSGRASMRAEVG